In Bacteroidales bacterium, a single genomic region encodes these proteins:
- a CDS encoding radical SAM protein: MNIKEIQAKSLLRKYKKIDSWFISRYGMNPYRGCLHNCAYCDGRDPKYNVEGDFGKEVSVKTNAVQLLEKELSPKGKRKPLKKAYILPGGGVGDLYQPAEEKYKLGKKILQIIYKYNFPLHILTKSVLVERDIKLIKEINKKTQAIVSSSFSSVNEGISKIFEPGVPSPIRRLEMLNTFKQNGVAIGMFLLPVIPLITDEFEYIDNAFRSAKDVGADFVLYGGMTLKPGIQKDYFLNVIKKNYPSKLQDFEKIYGADNQYGQANWNYYKKIESLFIKAAKKYQLPTRIPLKYFGNILCINDLLVVIFEHIDHYLKQKGEKSNYGYAAYQVSLLKEPITELKEKLTSIKGINQTHIHSINEILDTGTCKLYEDLSVKMKP, from the coding sequence ATGAATATAAAGGAAATACAAGCAAAATCGTTGCTGCGTAAATATAAGAAAATTGATTCGTGGTTTATTTCAAGATACGGAATGAATCCGTACAGAGGGTGTTTGCATAATTGTGCTTATTGTGACGGAAGAGATCCAAAATATAATGTAGAAGGTGATTTCGGGAAAGAAGTGAGTGTAAAAACCAATGCTGTTCAACTTCTTGAAAAGGAACTCAGCCCAAAAGGAAAACGTAAGCCTTTGAAAAAAGCATATATTTTGCCCGGAGGCGGAGTAGGGGATTTGTATCAACCCGCTGAAGAAAAATATAAATTAGGAAAAAAAATATTGCAGATTATTTATAAATATAACTTCCCGCTTCATATTCTTACAAAATCGGTTTTAGTTGAAAGGGATATTAAATTAATTAAAGAGATTAATAAAAAGACTCAGGCAATTGTAAGCAGCAGCTTTTCTTCTGTTAATGAAGGTATAAGTAAGATTTTTGAACCCGGAGTTCCGTCACCGATTCGCAGATTAGAGATGTTGAATACTTTTAAGCAAAACGGAGTGGCAATCGGGATGTTTTTGCTTCCTGTTATTCCTTTAATAACAGATGAGTTTGAATATATTGATAATGCTTTTCGTTCGGCAAAAGATGTAGGTGCAGATTTTGTTTTGTACGGAGGAATGACTTTAAAGCCGGGTATTCAAAAAGATTATTTTTTAAATGTAATTAAGAAAAATTATCCGTCAAAATTACAAGATTTTGAAAAGATATACGGAGCAGATAATCAATACGGACAAGCAAATTGGAATTATTACAAAAAGATTGAAAGTTTGTTCATTAAAGCAGCAAAAAAATATCAATTACCGACTCGAATACCTTTAAAATATTTTGGTAATATATTGTGTATAAACGATTTGCTTGTGGTTATATTTGAACATATTGATCATTATCTAAAACAAAAAGGAGAAAAATCAAACTACGGATATGCAGCATATCAGGTCTCGTTATTGAAAGAACCTATAACAGAATTAAAAGAAAAATTAACATCAATTAAGGGAATAAACCAAACACACATTCATTCAATAAATGAGATTCTTGACACAGGAACTTGTAAGTTGTATGAGGATTTATCTGTTAAAATGAAACCTTAA
- a CDS encoding SpoIIE family protein phosphatase, with product MYFKSVCKISLILTVILSVNNLYSQNFNKYKGLPFIRNYTTEEYNAHEQNFDIIQDTAGIMYFANFAGILKFDGTKWSKTVTSSGMRVLSLDIDKNGRVYAGGLSDFGYIEQTVTGKTKYISLTDSLNEDVGMIFKVLCGKEATWFISEKSIYTYDGTKISKQNFENKALSALLVSKESDSDNIYIFFEKDFKNQNLTQNGLTLYKNKKFIRIKDKSNSQLVDVQTIFNNPNNESLILGTSKQGLFLLKNNVITDFDVDINNFIKAHGHTCGDQITETTFALGTFTGGIIISDNKGKTLQIIDKNSLLQDESVNALFIDRNNSLWIATNNGISKVEINWNLSYIDNINTGLEGKVQDIKEYKGNMYFATDNGLFYLEGSFIKKVKDLDFACWDIEVINNTMITATTKGIFIISSNSAIPTDQTDFSFCITLSLSNPNVFYSGHNGSINIYNLNNNKIIKNRSIKTAEGDVFKIYENTDNDIFAEISPGRIFRYSANNEDGEEMKAETKLISLHLNKIKEDIFFSSEKGLYYYNKETKKVEDYNLFANDASSHSLWIHELYELDNNTLIITDGEQKNISLYQIDKNAYKINQTPLLPIANFSVQKIFYSPTTSVIWIGGRNGLVLYNHKNSFEYESKFKTLIRSVIILGKDSLLDIYEDDYLSLNFSENSLRFEFSAPVFISKGKILYRYILEGFDKDTSNWTELTGRDYTNIPDGKYTFSVKAKNEFGKLLNKSQFKFQVLKPMYRKWWAFIIYFSALFAIVRIYMNWRMKAVEKEREILENTVKERTEEIAQSKEEIETQRDGLYKQKKEIVDSINYAQRIQKAVLPSPELMNEVLKDHFVFFIPRDIVSGDFYWIKKIRKLSFVVAADCTGHGVPGAFMSMLGSSFLNEIVTSRTLDNAAFVLNRLRNKVKKSLHQKGEEGEQKDGMDISILIIDWETLELQFAGAYNSLYIIRKNEGVETANDEENYEIIRLKADRQPIGIYIHEKDFTNHTFQLKKGDTLYAMSDGFVDQFGGDTGGKFKSIRFKKLLLSFQDKTMEEQNHILGRTFNKWKRDIDQVDDVLVIGMRI from the coding sequence ATGTATTTTAAATCTGTTTGCAAAATAAGTTTGATATTGACAGTAATTCTGTCTGTTAATAATCTTTACAGCCAAAACTTTAATAAATATAAAGGACTTCCGTTTATTAGAAATTACACCACAGAGGAGTACAACGCCCATGAGCAAAACTTTGATATTATTCAAGATACGGCAGGCATTATGTATTTTGCAAATTTTGCCGGCATATTGAAATTTGACGGAACAAAGTGGAGTAAAACAGTTACTTCTTCAGGAATGCGTGTATTGTCTCTTGATATTGATAAAAACGGAAGAGTATATGCCGGAGGATTATCAGACTTTGGTTATATAGAACAAACAGTTACAGGTAAAACAAAATACATTTCTCTGACTGACTCTTTAAATGAAGATGTAGGGATGATCTTTAAAGTATTATGCGGAAAAGAAGCTACTTGGTTTATTTCAGAAAAATCAATTTACACTTATGACGGAACAAAAATTTCAAAACAGAATTTTGAAAACAAAGCTCTTTCAGCATTATTAGTATCTAAAGAATCAGACAGCGATAATATTTACATTTTCTTTGAAAAGGATTTTAAAAACCAAAATCTTACCCAAAACGGATTAACACTTTATAAAAACAAAAAATTTATTAGAATAAAAGACAAGTCAAATTCACAATTAGTTGATGTACAGACCATATTTAATAATCCGAATAATGAATCATTAATATTAGGAACATCAAAACAAGGATTATTTTTATTAAAGAATAATGTTATAACTGATTTTGATGTTGATATAAACAACTTCATAAAAGCACACGGACATACTTGCGGAGACCAAATCACAGAAACAACATTTGCTCTGGGAACTTTTACCGGAGGTATTATAATTTCTGATAATAAAGGGAAAACTTTACAAATAATTGATAAAAATTCATTATTACAAGATGAGTCCGTTAATGCACTTTTTATTGACAGAAATAATTCATTATGGATTGCAACTAATAACGGTATCTCTAAAGTTGAAATTAACTGGAATCTTTCCTATATTGATAATATTAATACAGGACTTGAAGGTAAAGTACAAGATATTAAGGAATATAAGGGTAATATGTATTTTGCAACAGATAACGGACTGTTTTATCTGGAAGGCTCTTTCATTAAAAAAGTAAAAGATTTAGATTTTGCTTGTTGGGATATTGAAGTAATTAATAATACAATGATCACGGCAACAACAAAAGGAATATTCATAATTTCAAGCAATTCAGCCATACCGACCGATCAAACAGATTTTTCTTTCTGTATTACACTGTCTTTATCAAATCCAAATGTTTTTTACAGCGGACATAACGGCAGTATCAACATTTATAATTTAAATAATAATAAAATTATAAAAAATCGAAGTATTAAAACAGCAGAAGGAGATGTATTTAAAATTTATGAAAATACCGATAATGATATTTTTGCCGAAATATCACCCGGAAGAATCTTCAGATATTCTGCTAATAATGAGGATGGTGAGGAAATGAAAGCTGAAACAAAACTTATTTCTCTTCATTTAAATAAAATAAAGGAAGATATTTTCTTTTCTTCAGAAAAAGGATTGTATTACTATAACAAAGAAACAAAAAAAGTTGAAGATTATAATCTGTTTGCAAATGATGCAAGTTCGCATTCTTTATGGATTCACGAATTGTATGAATTAGATAACAATACTCTTATTATAACTGACGGTGAGCAAAAAAATATCTCTTTATACCAAATTGATAAAAATGCTTATAAGATAAATCAAACACCATTGCTCCCGATAGCAAATTTCTCGGTTCAAAAGATATTTTATTCGCCGACAACATCTGTAATTTGGATAGGCGGAAGAAACGGACTTGTTTTATATAACCATAAAAATTCTTTTGAGTACGAAAGTAAATTTAAAACATTAATAAGATCAGTTATAATTTTAGGGAAAGACTCATTATTAGATATTTATGAGGACGATTATTTAAGCCTTAACTTCTCTGAAAACTCTTTGCGTTTTGAGTTCTCTGCTCCTGTGTTCATATCTAAAGGGAAAATTCTTTACAGATACATATTAGAAGGATTTGATAAAGATACTTCAAACTGGACAGAATTAACCGGTAGAGATTATACTAATATCCCTGACGGAAAATATACTTTTTCTGTTAAAGCAAAAAATGAATTCGGAAAACTGTTAAATAAATCTCAATTTAAGTTCCAAGTTCTTAAACCTATGTACAGAAAATGGTGGGCATTTATTATATATTTTTCAGCTCTGTTTGCAATTGTCAGAATATACATGAATTGGAGAATGAAAGCTGTAGAAAAAGAACGAGAAATCTTGGAAAATACTGTAAAAGAAAGAACAGAAGAAATTGCTCAAAGCAAAGAAGAAATAGAAACGCAACGTGACGGATTGTATAAACAAAAAAAAGAAATTGTTGACAGTATAAATTATGCTCAACGAATCCAAAAAGCGGTTCTTCCCTCACCGGAACTGATGAATGAGGTGCTGAAAGATCATTTTGTCTTTTTTATACCCAGAGATATTGTAAGCGGTGATTTTTATTGGATTAAAAAAATCAGAAAACTCTCGTTTGTTGTTGCGGCAGATTGTACCGGACACGGTGTTCCGGGTGCATTTATGAGTATGTTGGGAAGTTCATTTTTAAATGAAATTGTAACATCACGAACTTTGGATAATGCAGCTTTTGTCTTAAACAGATTAAGAAATAAAGTTAAAAAATCTTTGCATCAAAAAGGTGAAGAAGGAGAGCAAAAAGACGGAATGGATATTTCTATATTGATAATTGATTGGGAAACTCTTGAGTTGCAATTTGCAGGTGCATATAACTCATTGTATATTATCAGAAAAAATGAAGGGGTTGAAACAGCAAACGATGAAGAAAATTACGAAATAATAAGATTGAAAGCTGACAGGCAACCAATAGGAATATATATTCATGAAAAAGATTTTACAAACCATACTTTCCAACTTAAAAAAGGAGACACTTTATACGCAATGTCAGACGGATTTGTGGATCAATTCGGAGGAGATACAGGAGGTAAATTTAAAAGCATAAGATTTAAAAAATTGCTGTTGTCATTCCAAGATAAAACAATGGAAGAACAAAACCACATATTAGGCAGAACATTTAATAAATGGAAAAGAGATATTGACCAAGTTGATGATGTTCTGGTTATAGGAATGAGGATATAA
- a CDS encoding AraC family transcriptional regulator, whose amino-acid sequence MKQKKTIHRKEYIARVNKAVDYIEQNIENSLNLEEISKAANFSKFHFHRIFSVFIGETINNFVKRRRLEKAASYILSESEMTVTEIAFKCGFSSLSSFSRAFQEWFGMSATELSGTGYDKFSKNRKLYSKNGKIKSSYEPYLCEEDFINSQNTLNTEVKIKDMPEMFVAYCRHTGPFNQIEQAYNKLITWAGPRGLLRFPETKMLTVFHDDPNVTEEEKLMQSACITVEPGTKTEGEIGTMTIKGGKYAVTHFEIREDEFQAAWDFVMKDWLPDSGYQCDDKYPYELCYNNGNEHPEKKFILDICIPVKPL is encoded by the coding sequence GTGAAACAAAAAAAAACAATACACAGAAAAGAATATATTGCAAGAGTTAATAAAGCTGTTGATTATATAGAACAAAATATTGAAAACTCTTTAAATCTTGAAGAAATATCAAAAGCAGCAAATTTTTCGAAATTTCATTTTCACAGGATTTTTTCTGTATTTATCGGAGAAACTATTAATAATTTTGTGAAAAGAAGACGTTTGGAGAAAGCGGCCTCATATATTCTTTCAGAATCTGAAATGACCGTAACGGAAATTGCTTTTAAATGCGGTTTTTCATCTTTATCATCTTTTTCAAGAGCATTTCAAGAGTGGTTCGGAATGAGCGCAACAGAACTTTCCGGTACCGGTTATGATAAATTCAGCAAGAATCGTAAACTGTACAGCAAGAACGGTAAAATAAAATCTTCGTATGAGCCTTACCTTTGTGAAGAAGATTTTATTAACTCACAAAATACATTAAACACGGAAGTAAAAATTAAAGACATGCCCGAAATGTTTGTTGCTTATTGCAGACATACAGGACCGTTCAATCAAATTGAACAAGCTTATAACAAATTAATTACATGGGCAGGGCCCAGAGGACTTCTTCGTTTTCCTGAAACAAAAATGCTGACTGTTTTTCATGACGATCCTAATGTTACCGAAGAAGAAAAGTTAATGCAAAGTGCTTGCATAACTGTTGAACCGGGAACAAAAACAGAAGGAGAAATCGGAACTATGACAATTAAAGGCGGTAAATATGCCGTAACTCATTTTGAGATTCGAGAAGATGAATTTCAAGCAGCTTGGGATTTCGTTATGAAAGATTGGTTACCCGACAGCGGATATCAATGTGATGATAAATATCCCTATGAATTGTGTTATAATAACGGCAATGAGCATCCTGAAAAAAAATTCATTTTAGATATTTGTATTCCTGTGAAACCTTTGTAA
- a CDS encoding MFS transporter — protein sequence MTQKIQQTLRDSKKARWIALVILSFTMFAGYLFNEIASPMKPMIERIYGWDGSDFGIFFSAYGFFNVFFFMLLIVGVLLDRLGVRFSTISSAIIMIIGASIKYYAFKTDFNGAEWFGYDAQLLMASFGFALFGVGIEYAGITVSKSVAKWFKGKEMALAMGMQVAIARLGSFVPLAFGAYLAESFGIPRTILFGVLLLGIGFLGFLYYNISDKKLDKQIKAESNGDDEDKFKISDLKVIINNKGFWLIAILCVIFYSAVFPFYKYGPDLMLNKYGVSDKWIGIIPSLVPFGTIFLTPFFGGIYDKKGKGASIMIIGALILVVVHVIYYVPGITSIYIAFINAILLGIGFSLVPSAMWPSVPKIIPEKQLGSAFAFIFWIQNFGLWGIPLLIGNVLEKTNPGVSDNIKAVMDNLDAQNLTDAVKAEKLQELKHAGEFPIYNYEKTWLIFVALTILAVFVALLLKREDKRKGYGLELPNIAEKAAAVDDSE from the coding sequence ATGACACAAAAAATTCAACAGACACTTAGAGATTCAAAAAAAGCAAGATGGATTGCTTTAGTAATATTATCTTTTACAATGTTTGCAGGTTATCTTTTTAACGAGATAGCATCTCCTATGAAACCGATGATTGAAAGGATATATGGCTGGGACGGTTCAGATTTCGGAATATTTTTTAGTGCATACGGCTTTTTCAATGTATTCTTTTTTATGTTGTTAATTGTTGGTGTATTATTAGATAGATTGGGAGTTCGTTTTAGTACAATTTCATCTGCGATAATAATGATAATTGGTGCATCAATAAAATATTATGCTTTTAAAACAGATTTTAACGGAGCTGAATGGTTTGGTTATGATGCTCAACTACTTATGGCTTCATTTGGTTTTGCATTGTTTGGAGTCGGTATTGAATATGCCGGTATTACTGTATCAAAATCAGTAGCAAAATGGTTTAAAGGTAAAGAAATGGCTCTTGCAATGGGTATGCAAGTAGCAATTGCTCGTTTGGGTTCGTTCGTACCATTGGCATTCGGAGCATATTTAGCGGAATCTTTCGGAATACCAAGAACTATTTTATTTGGTGTTCTTCTTCTTGGTATTGGTTTTCTCGGATTCTTATATTATAATATTTCAGACAAAAAGTTGGATAAGCAAATTAAAGCAGAATCAAACGGTGATGATGAGGACAAATTCAAAATCAGCGACTTGAAAGTTATAATAAATAACAAAGGATTTTGGTTAATTGCCATTCTTTGTGTAATATTTTATTCTGCTGTTTTCCCGTTCTATAAATACGGACCTGATTTAATGTTAAATAAATATGGTGTTTCTGACAAATGGATCGGAATTATTCCCAGTCTTGTTCCTTTTGGTACTATTTTCTTGACACCTTTTTTCGGGGGTATTTATGACAAAAAAGGAAAAGGTGCAAGTATTATGATTATTGGTGCATTAATTTTGGTTGTTGTTCATGTGATTTATTACGTGCCCGGAATTACAAGTATTTATATAGCTTTTATAAATGCAATACTTCTCGGTATAGGATTTTCTTTAGTCCCGTCAGCAATGTGGCCTTCAGTACCAAAAATTATTCCTGAAAAGCAATTAGGTTCTGCATTTGCATTTATTTTCTGGATACAAAACTTCGGTTTATGGGGCATCCCTCTTTTAATCGGAAATGTTCTTGAAAAAACAAATCCGGGTGTCTCAGATAATATTAAAGCTGTAATGGATAATTTGGATGCTCAAAATCTTACGGATGCAGTTAAGGCTGAAAAATTACAAGAGCTTAAACATGCCGGAGAATTTCCGATATATAATTATGAAAAAACTTGGTTAATATTTGTCGCGCTTACTATACTTGCAGTATTTGTTGCATTATTATTAAAACGCGAAGATAAAAGAAAAGGATACGGTTTGGAATTACCGAATATTGCCGAAAAAGCAGCTGCTGTTGACGATTCGGAATAA
- the dut gene encoding dUTP diphosphatase produces MKIKIVNKSKHQLPEYETAFSAGMDLRANIDEAVILKPLERALIKTGLFIELPKAYEAQIRPRSGLAYKSGISIVNSPGTIDADYRGEIGVILVNLSNDDFIVNDGERICQMIISKHEKAEWDEVEILSKTDRGTGGFGHTGA; encoded by the coding sequence ATGAAAATAAAAATTGTCAATAAATCAAAACATCAACTGCCTGAATATGAAACTGCTTTTTCCGCAGGAATGGATTTAAGAGCAAATATTGATGAAGCTGTTATACTTAAACCGCTTGAACGTGCATTAATTAAAACCGGCTTATTTATAGAATTGCCGAAAGCTTATGAGGCTCAAATAAGACCAAGAAGCGGGTTGGCATATAAAAGCGGGATCAGTATTGTTAATTCTCCCGGAACAATTGATGCTGATTACAGAGGTGAAATAGGGGTAATATTGGTGAATTTATCTAATGACGATTTCATTGTGAATGACGGGGAACGCATTTGCCAAATGATAATCAGTAAACACGAAAAAGCTGAATGGGATGAGGTTGAAATATTAAGCAAAACCGACAGAGGAACCGGCGGTTTCGGGCATACCGGAGCATAG